CAGCATGGCGCCACCAGCGCGGCCGAGGCGCCCATGCTGGTCATCGACGTGCAAGAGGGCGCGCGACTGGTGCTGCTGGAAACCCACACCCAGGCCGACGTGGCCGAGGGCATTTCGCAGAACCTCGTGGCCCACATCCGCATGGCCCGCGCCAGCCACATGCAGCACCTGCGCGTGGTCACGCCCGCCGCCGCAGACCGCATCGCCCACCACGTGCACGTGGCGCTGGCGGAAGACGCGCACTACGCGCAGGCACTGGCGTCGGTGGGCAGCAGCTACCACCTGCAGCGCAACACCGTGGCGCTGCAGGGCAAGGGGGCCGAATCGCGCCACGCCGGTCTGGTGCTGACGGCCGGCAGGGCACTGGACTACCAGATGTATGGCGACCTGCAGGCAGCGCACACGCGCCACCAGGTGGAAACGCTGACGCTGGCCAGCGGCAACGCCAAGACCGTGGCCAATGCCTACGCGCGCATTGCGCCCGGCGCCGACGAGGCCGACGTGTTCCAGCGCCTGAATGGAGTGGCCTTGCAGGGGCGCCCGCACATGCAGCTGCGCCCGCACCTGGAGATCCTGCACGACGCGGTCAAGGCGGTGCACGGTGCCACCTGGGGCATGCTGCCCGAAGACGCGCTGTTCTACGCGCGCCAGCGCGGCCTGGACGAGCCCACCGCGCGCTCGCTCATCATCGAAGGCATGGCGCGCGCTGCGCTGGCCCGCTGCCTGGGCGACACCATGCAGCAGCAAGACTCGCCTCTGCTGCAGTGGCTGGACGGCCCCTGGCTGCACGACGCGGTCGAGCGCCAGTGGGGCGTACTGGAGGAGCCCACCCGTGGGTAAGCAGCTGGGTCTTGCCGCTGCCACGAGCCTCGATCTGCCCACGGTGCGCGCACAGTTTCCGGTGCTGCACCAGCAGGTGCACGGCCACCCGCTGGCCTACCTGGACAACGGCGCCACCACGCAGATGCCGCTCGCGGTCATCGAGGCGATGCGCGCCTTCGAGTCGCACGACCGCGCCAACATCCACCGCGGCGTGCACACGCTGAGCCAGCGCGCCACCGACGCCTTCGACGGCGCGCGTGCGCTGCTCAAGCGCTTCTTCGGCGCGGGCGCCGAGCATGAGCTGGTTTTCACGTCCGGAACCACCGAGGCGCTGAACACCATCGCCGGCGGCCTGTGGGCCGGCGGGCCCGAACACGCCTGGCTGCGCGAAGGCGACGAGATCATCGTCAGCGGCCTGGAG
This portion of the Comamonas flocculans genome encodes:
- a CDS encoding SufD family Fe-S cluster assembly protein — encoded protein: MEQVSVLRQSAREKAQALVWPGRRSEHFRALLPPPLERWLAPAAAEAETARHGWQLQEQGIDGVGARFLDALKPAERAALFEGLPTPDEDRAAPFAWAHRALCTGGLRLSVAAGAAPTVLHLQHGATSAAEAPMLVIDVQEGARLVLLETHTQADVAEGISQNLVAHIRMARASHMQHLRVVTPAAADRIAHHVHVALAEDAHYAQALASVGSSYHLQRNTVALQGKGAESRHAGLVLTAGRALDYQMYGDLQAAHTRHQVETLTLASGNAKTVANAYARIAPGADEADVFQRLNGVALQGRPHMQLRPHLEILHDAVKAVHGATWGMLPEDALFYARQRGLDEPTARSLIIEGMARAALARCLGDTMQQQDSPLLQWLDGPWLHDAVERQWGVLEEPTRG